The genome window aactctttggtgttgctttaatatgaAATAGCATTTGATCAATGTTGATGATGGAGGAGCCCAACAGACTCAACCACTTTTGTTTAATACAGAAAGGCACAATTAAGCTTTTGTTAAGACCAGAGTGAAAAATATATGATGACATAATTTCTAGATGTGCGCTAGCaacaaatgtgttttgtcaTCTGTAGAGGAAACCATAGTTTTGCACACGTCTCTTAAAATCAAAACCAGGAAGCAACTCTTCAACTAAGTGAAAGTGAAACTTAAGCGCTGTTTAGACCTTTTGTGTTTCTCTCCGTCAATGCTCATGCAAAGAAATGGCAGAAGCCAGTATTTCAGTGGCTCAGGATCAGTTTACTTGTCCAATCTGTCTGGATCTACTGAAGAATCCAGTGACCATTAACTGTGGACACAGTTTCTGTATGGACTGTATTACAAACTGCTGGGATCAGGATGATCAGAAGCGAATCTACAGCTGCCCTCAGTGCAGACAAACCTTCACACCAAGACCTGTTTTAGGTAAGAATGTGGTGATTGCTGAAATGCTTGAGAAACTGAAGAAGACAAAACTTCAATCTGCTCCTGACTCTGCTCATTGTTACGCTGGACCTGGAGATGTGGAGTGTGACATCTGTACTGAGAGAAAACTAAAAGCAGTCAAGTCCTGTCTAGTGTGTCTGAACTCTTACTGTCAAAATCACCTCAACCAGCATGAGAATTTCTTTAAAGATAAAAACCACAAAGTGATTGATGCCACTGAACGACTACAAGAAATGATCtgcaaaaaacacaataaacaacTAGAAATCTACTGCCGTACTGACCAACAATGCATTTGTTACTTGTGTACGATGGACTTTCACAAAAATCACGACACCATGACAGCTGTGACAGAGAGGACAGAGAAACAGGTGTGAACTCATATAAATTACAATTTAATGACATTTATTGTTTGATATTGGATTCATATTGTCATGATTTGTAAGAgacgtgtttatgttatatTTCTGTTTATAGTTATTTGATCTTTTCCACAGACGCGATTGGGAGAAACACAAAGAAATTTAAAGCAGGGAATTCAGGAGAGAGAGAAGAAGCTTCAGGAGCTGAGACAGACTGTGGACTCTCATAAGGTGAGTTTTAAAAACATCTGCTGGATGAGAAGTTTCAGACTCAGTGATAAATGAAGTGTTTGATGAGTTTTAGTCTGACTGAAGTTCACTGTGAGTCTCAGGCTGTGTGAGACAGCAGTAAGATCTGATTGTAATGTTTGTCCTAACAGCGCTCTGCACAGACAGCAGTGGAGGACAGTGAGAGGATCTTTACTCAACTGATCCGATCCATTGAGAGAAGACGATCTGAGGTGACACAACTGATCAGAGATCAGGAAAAGACTGCAGTAAGTCGAGCTGAAGGAGTCATGAAGCGTCTGGAGGAGGAGATTGATGATCTGAAGAGGAGAGACGCTGAACTGGAGCAGTTTTTACAAACAGACGATGACATTCATTTCCTGCAGGTAACAGATCTGAAAAACAGGACATTGATCATTTTACAATACTTGATCTTTAATAAGCTTATAGTTAGAGATATTTTAACCTGATGGTCATAATTTAAGACACTATAAGAACAAAAGctttttttcatttcaatttatgTTCAGAGTATTTTGTTTGTTGAAGATTGTGTGCATCACATTGTAATTGTAAAAAGCAAAGAATCTGTCTTAAGAGACAATgacaaaaacaagataataagAATGACATATTGTCAAATTTGAAATGAGCAAAAAACAAGCTAGTAAAtttgttatttgtttttgtcCTGTAGAGTTTCAAGTCTTTCTCTCTGACTTCTGGATCTTCAGATGTTTCCAGCATTACTTTCAGTTCTCTTCTCTCTTTTGATGATTTGGGAAAATCTGTTTCTAAACTCAGAGATAAACTGGAGGATTTGTGTAAAGATGAGATTAAACGTATATCTGACAGAGGTAAAGTAACAGACATGCATGTGAGCAGTGAGTCCTGATGTATGTTGTGTTTTCACATAGAAATGACTCTAACTGTGTCTGTTTATTTCTATAGTAAAATCCCCTGAAATTATTTCCAAACAACCCAGAACTAGAGAGGATTTCCTACAATGTAAGTTAATAAAACCATCAAACACAACCGGCCAAATGAAATGCCTATACACTACAGTCTGCTGGATAAATGTGTAGTAACTTTATAATGATAAGATAACACAGTGACATACAGTAGAGCTGAGTTACAAACATCTTCTCATGAATTGCTGTGTTTCTCTTTTTCTTGTTGTTGTACATCAATGGGTTATCATGGTAAGGAAAAAACATAGTAAACAAAACCCAGAGACAAATTGGTGTCTGTCTTAGAAGGGGAGATGATCAATAACATGTTCTCCTTAACCTGTGTTTAGTTTCCAGTCAACCACAGCgtttaaacatttctaaaaaatgtACTAAACCCATATTCAGTCTGTGTCCAAACATGATAACATCATATAGGACTATAAAGTTTACACATTTTAACTGATTGCATATTACAGATAATGGCGAGTCGTTTGTGCACATTGATATCCCAGAGGTGTAAGGCAGATGTTATATCTCTTCCTGGCTGGTAGTTGTGTATTGTTGTCATGATCTTCAGTACAAACTCACTACACATACACCACAGAAAGGCTGACACCATTGTGTCCatagcaagacacttaacccctagttgctccagaggtgtgcgacctctgacatatatagcaattgtaagtcgctttggataaaagcgtcagctaaataaataaaaataaataaagagcaGGTTGTTGTCCCAtcaatgttattattttattgcttaatgcttattttattttgtatcagATTCCATTCTGCTGTCTCTGGATCCAAACACAGTGCATAAAAATCTCCAGCTGTCTGAGAAAAACACTGTGGCTACTTACACCGACACAGTCCAGCAGTATCCTGATCATCCAGACAGATTTGATTACTGGGGTCAGGTGTTGTGTAGAGAGAGTTTGTGTGGACGCTGTTACTGGGAGGTTGAGAGGAGTGGTAGTGTTGGTATATCAGTGTCATATAAGAGCATCAGCAGGAAGGGATCGGGTGTTCAGTGTAGGTTTGGATATAATGATCAGTCCTGGAGATTGTACTGCAGTGACTCCAGCTGCACATTCAGTCACAATAACAAACACACTTCACTCCCAGTAGTGTTGAGCTCCTGTAGAATAGGAGTGTATGTGGATCACAGTACAGGATCTCTGTCCTTCTACAGCATCTCTGATACAATAAACCTCATACACAGAGTCAACACCACATTCACTAAACCACTTTATCCTGGATTTTTGATCGATCCAAACTCAACCATGAAGCTCTGCGATCTGACAAGATAGAAGATACATTTAGATGGATCTAGTTGTGGTGTAGTGAAGCAGCAGTGAATGTGAAACAGTTAatatttacaagtttttttgttgttgttgttggatgCAGCAACATAGTTTGTGTTTGTtctgatttaatttttttactgaTTTTTTCCATGAATATTTTAGGTATGTATTTGATTCTgatttactttttcttttttgttcgATTGTTTATCTGCTTTTAGACTGATTGTGTGCCATGTTGTATATCTGTCATCATTCTGTAAGGTATGTTTTGAAACTGTATATTTTTCACATAGAAGAGAAAAatctttgtatttattttaactttCAACATGCTTGAAAATCTCTTGTGCCCTCTCATCTGGTATGAATCTTCTTGacatttaggggtggtttcctggacagggattagcttaagccaggactagaccttagtttaattaggaaatataaccagttttaacaaacatgccttactaaaaacattactagtgtgcattttgaggcaaaacaaagtgcactgatgtattttaagatcaacctgatctcacaaaatatgtgaaatagtcacgcattattttgctcagttttgagtgacattgtcacgtatttccaccatattacgtgcccctgccacgactttcttttccgtgacagtttcacgtattggttactcaactgtttttcctatttttttacaattgtcgcttcggtttacggttagaacaactttctgttatataaaatgacatccttacccaacccaactctaaccctaacgtcaggcgacgatggtttaaaaagcataagaaaaaattgtataaaccaatacattaagtgacatcctaacgcaaacagcaaatctaaaccgaagcgacaattgtttaaaaataggaaaaacagttgagtaaccaatacgtgaaactgtcacggaaaagaaagtcgtgtcaggggcacgtaatatggtggaaatacgtgacaatgtcacgcaaaactgagcaaaataatgcgtgactatttcacggaaATTAGTGAGATCAGGTagtttaagatatgtcagttcaagttgttttcattttggacagctcttacatttattttagtcaaggactagtctaatccttgtccgggaaaccgccccataatgtattaattatttctTACTTATTTTGCTTTTCTCATGTTAAGCATCAAACAAGATCAGataaaacagataaaaaacaactaattaataaaagttttctattattattatttgtccATCATCCCTATATTTCCTACCACATATTATCAGGATTAAAAAAgggttataaaataaatgtcagAAAAGTATTTAAAAGGTCAAAGCACAGAGTAATGTTTAAATATGATTTTCCtaccacaataaaacaaaaGTAAATTACATCATTGTTCTTTTGGTGTTTGTGAGACCAGCAGGGAgagctcaccctgtggtctgtgtgggtcctaaaaAGACCCCAGTATAGTCAGAGGTGGTCTTAACATAGAGGCATAGCTAGGTGGCTGCTTGGGGCCCCCAACCaacctaaaaaataaaacagcaaGAGACAATTAGAGAGAGTCTCTGAATGATACACATACTCCGTTGACTCCTATTGACTCTGGTGCTAGAGTAGAGTGAGGAGACCCATCCAATATGGTGCCGATGCTGGATGTGTTCCagccagaggtgtaaagtactcgagtaaatgtacttcgttactgtacttaagtattttttgggctactttgtacttgtactgagtataaaaaatataagcaacttttactctctactgaattacatttttgattgggtatttgcactctttactccactacatttgaaatggcacttaacgttactcgctacattgtttattcgtcaaataaaaacgagacgaaagtgtcagagggtgatgatggatagaatctgtggtcgcgaggttacacgcacacacacacaacttcatttggcgctgcgcagagcaatcgtagaaatcaaagtactgcgagagcgaatcaaatgcatatggagaagtctggtctcgcggtactttgatgtcaaacgctgaatggcttgcgttgagccaccgtagcgggacatctgcatgctgcgtatgtcataaactgtagagaaaagttcgcgtctggtctgagagaagagataaagagcaaacatatggatgcatatcacatttgcttcagtcaagggaccctttgttaaacttgtgatgctacaatcaaaacaaaagtgatgcgcgattgcaggagggtcatcccgcaactcaaaggcaagcacaaatgtttatatactctgatgctactttatcagctaacatgagctggtacataacttgatataacttactatataaaccagcgaggtcctgtactgattgattgcccgagtaacttaagtacattataagattgataataagttaatttcactgtcctcacatttaatcaagtatgctgtaatgtatttaatgtaaagagggatgcatgacggaagaaatgtagtgcacttgtgagatagtggtgttacgtactacatgtgtttacaattaatcttttaaatgaacaacttcacgtttttaatatgcattatcatatttctgttagtgtaattttagtttactggaattttttaaatattaaaattatatcttttttaggataggcctatataagaatatttggtaacactttacaataaggttcattagttaacagtagttaatgtattaaccaacttgaacaaaccatgagcaatacatttgttacattatttcttcatctttgttaatgttagttaataaaaatgtaagctttaattgtttgttcatgttagttcagagtgcattaactaatgtaaacaagattttaataaagtattagtaattgttgaaattaacattaacaaagatgaataaatgctgtataagtgcagttcattattagttcatgttaactaatgtagctaactaatgttaactaatgaaccttattgtaaagtgttaccatatatttatatcacaaagttaggctatatacttttcagcatggcacattcaagtacacaatagtccctttcacacatacagtctttactggtaatttactggtaaattgcagttaacatgtcatgtgtgaacagaacctttccggtaaatcagtgctcccaatttaccagtaagacaggttgtaagattaccagtaatttaccggtaagcgctatgtgtgaacgaaaaatataggattaccggcatttagaatggatgacgtcagaccgcgctgacagctcgggccaatcagaaagtttttttatacagatgacgcgtttacccCCGCACTGTTTACGTTTGTTTCCACAGACATGCTGCTTAAAATtcaagcacacctgaagttaacatccacatttcttcaccaaagttgtttaaaacatctTACCATCCATTTGCTATATTGCtgacgtccttagcacaccatctgtgaagcctaatgtccAAACGCAGGTTCAgtttgacgccgcctaacgcAATTTGTTTtgtcacgagcaacttcgcgaccgtttaccacagatgtgaaaacaacaaaatacggaccgtggatattaagtcataactcgccattgtttacaaatacaa of Paramisgurnus dabryanus chromosome 22, PD_genome_1.1, whole genome shotgun sequence contains these proteins:
- the LOC135785437 gene encoding tripartite motif-containing protein 16-like isoform X2, coding for MAEASISVAQDQFTCPICLDLLKNPVTINCGHSFCMDCITNCWDQDDQKRIYSCPQCRQTFTPRPVLGKNVVIAEMLEKLKKTKLQSAPDSAHCYAGPGDVECDICTERKLKAVKSCLVCLNSYCQNHLNQHENFFKDKNHKVIDATERLQEMICKKHNKQLEIYCRTDQQCICYLCTMDFHKNHDTMTAVTERTEKQTRLGETQRNLKQGIQEREKKLQELRQTVDSHKRSAQTAVEDSERIFTQLIRSIERRRSEVTQLIRDQEKTAVSRAEGVMKRLEEEIDDLKRRDAELEQFLQTDDDIHFLQSFKSFSLTSGSSDVSSITFSSLLSFDDLGKSVSKLRDKLEDLCKDEIKRISDRVKSPEIISKQPRTREDFLQYSILLCLDPNTVNKNLQLSEKNTVATRTKSVQQYPDHPDRFSELSEVLCRESLWGRCYWEVEWSGAVSISVSYKSISRKGSGDECIFGYNDQSWRLFCSDSSCFFTHNNKYTDLPEVLSSCRIGVYVDHSKGSLSFYNISDTMNLIHRVNTTFTKPLYPGFWIDPNSTIKLCKLII
- the LOC135785437 gene encoding E3 ubiquitin/ISG15 ligase TRIM25-like isoform X1, translated to MAEASISVAQDQFTCPICLDLLKNPVTINCGHSFCMDCITNCWDQDDQKRIYSCPQCRQTFTPRPVLGKNVVIAEMLEKLKKTKLQSAPDSAHCYAGPGDVECDICTERKLKAVKSCLVCLNSYCQNHLNQHENFFKDKNHKVIDATERLQEMICKKHNKQLEIYCRTDQQCICYLCTMDFHKNHDTMTAVTERTEKQTRLGETQRNLKQGIQEREKKLQELRQTVDSHKRSAQTAVEDSERIFTQLIRSIERRRSEVTQLIRDQEKTAVSRAEGVMKRLEEEIDDLKRRDAELEQFLQTDDDIHFLQSFKSFSLTSGSSDVSSITFSSLLSFDDLGKSVSKLRDKLEDLCKDEIKRISDRVKSPEIISKQPRTREDFLQYSILLSLDPNTVHKNLQLSEKNTVATYTDTVQQYPDHPDRFDYWGQVLCRESLCGRCYWEVERSGSVGISVSYKSISRKGSGVQCRFGYNDQSWRLYCSDSSCTFSHNNKHTSLPVVLSSCRIGVYVDHSTGSLSFYSISDTINLIHRVNTTFTKPLYPGFLIDPNSTMKLCDLTR